One window of Buchnera aphidicola (Rhopalosiphum padi) genomic DNA carries:
- the leuS gene encoding leucine--tRNA ligase gives MEKEYCPKNIESYVQKYWKDNKIFHVYEDDKKEKYYCLPMLPYPSGKLHMGHVRNYTISDVISRYQRMLGKNVLQPIGWDAFGLPAEEAAIKNKTKPSDWTHKNIEYMKKQLQSLGFSYDWDREITTCKPDYYRWEQWFFIQLYKKKLVYKKNSFVNWCPHDKTVLANEQVVNGCCWRCQNKIIIKKIPQWFIKIRDYAESLYNDLNHLENWPEKVKNMQRNWIGRSKGFEIVLNVLNSTKKIKVFTTRLDTIMGATYISISPFHKFSLQISKEKKEIKNFIQKQTNNNVSQEDIEKIKFEGINSNMFVIHPITNKKIPIWIANFILKEYGTGAVISVPGHNQNDWNFAIKHNLKIKYVIKNKKCKNIELYNLFTTEKGILFNSGKFNNLNYQDATQKIKKTLSQKKIIIEKINYKLQDWCVSRQRYWGAPIPMATKKNGEIIAIPEKNLPVVLPEIQDSSNLSQTPMNSTSEWAKIKIKNQDVIRETDTFDTFMESSWYYARYTCPHYNKGMLDPIASKYWLPVDQYIGGIEHAIMHLMYFRFYHKLLYDFKLVEFNEPVKNLLCQGMVLAEAFYQFDQNNQRNWIHPSCIQVEKNLKGETIKIYDKNKKEVICAGMIKMSKSKNNGIEPELMINRYGADTVRLFIMFAAPIESSLEWRESGVKGIYRFLKKIWKLVFNYIEVKTVNKKINFDVLNEKQKKIYRFLHKTIFKVSDDLSRRKTFNTAISAIMKLVNELMIFKLENEEDKCIMKESLVSIIKMLYPFTPHFCFILWKNLNKNCSIDYETWPTFERNILSKDKNILIVQINGKKRCTVEVKNNLNKEEILSYIKNNLIIQKKLKNLKIIKTIYIPKKIINFVV, from the coding sequence ATGGAAAAAGAATACTGTCCAAAAAATATTGAATCATACGTGCAAAAATATTGGAAAGATAACAAAATTTTTCACGTTTATGAAGATGACAAAAAAGAAAAATATTACTGTCTTCCGATGCTTCCATATCCTTCTGGAAAATTACATATGGGTCATGTAAGAAACTATACAATTAGTGATGTTATTTCAAGATATCAAAGAATGTTAGGAAAAAACGTTTTACAACCAATTGGCTGGGATGCTTTTGGATTACCTGCTGAAGAAGCAGCTATTAAAAATAAAACTAAACCATCTGATTGGACACATAAAAACATTGAATATATGAAAAAACAACTCCAATCGCTAGGTTTTAGTTATGATTGGGACCGAGAAATAACTACATGTAAACCAGACTATTATCGCTGGGAACAATGGTTTTTTATTCAGTTATACAAAAAAAAATTAGTTTATAAAAAAAATAGTTTTGTAAATTGGTGTCCTCACGATAAAACTGTTTTAGCTAATGAACAAGTTGTAAACGGTTGTTGCTGGAGGTGCCAAAATAAAATAATAATAAAAAAAATACCACAATGGTTTATAAAAATCAGAGATTATGCGGAATCTTTGTATAACGATCTGAATCATTTAGAAAACTGGCCTGAAAAAGTAAAAAACATGCAAAGAAACTGGATTGGTCGATCAAAAGGATTTGAAATTGTTTTGAATGTTTTAAATAGTACTAAAAAAATTAAAGTATTTACTACTAGATTAGACACAATAATGGGAGCAACATATATTTCTATATCTCCTTTTCATAAATTTTCACTTCAGATTTCTAAAGAAAAAAAAGAAATAAAAAATTTTATTCAAAAACAAACTAACAATAATGTTTCTCAAGAAGATATAGAAAAAATAAAATTTGAAGGTATAAATAGTAATATGTTCGTTATTCATCCAATTACCAATAAAAAAATACCTATTTGGATAGCAAATTTTATTCTAAAAGAATATGGTACTGGTGCAGTTATATCAGTGCCAGGACATAATCAAAATGATTGGAATTTTGCTATAAAGCATAATTTAAAAATAAAATATGTCATTAAAAATAAAAAATGTAAAAACATAGAATTATATAATTTATTTACAACCGAAAAAGGAATATTATTTAATTCTGGGAAATTTAATAATCTTAATTATCAAGATGCTACTCAGAAAATAAAAAAAACACTATCACAAAAAAAAATTATAATAGAAAAAATAAATTATAAATTACAAGATTGGTGTGTATCAAGACAGCGTTATTGGGGTGCACCTATTCCTATGGCAACAAAAAAAAATGGAGAAATTATAGCAATACCAGAAAAAAACCTACCGGTAGTATTGCCAGAAATACAAGATAGTTCTAATTTATCACAAACACCTATGAACAGTACTTCCGAATGGGCTAAAATTAAAATTAAAAATCAAGATGTTATCCGCGAAACCGATACTTTTGATACATTTATGGAATCATCTTGGTATTATGCAAGATATACTTGTCCACATTATAATAAAGGAATGCTTGACCCTATAGCTTCAAAATATTGGTTACCTGTAGACCAATATATTGGAGGTATAGAACATGCAATTATGCATTTAATGTATTTTAGGTTTTATCATAAATTATTATATGATTTCAAATTAGTTGAATTTAATGAACCAGTAAAAAATTTACTCTGTCAAGGTATGGTACTTGCTGAAGCATTTTATCAATTTGATCAAAATAATCAGCGTAATTGGATTCATCCATCTTGTATACAAGTAGAAAAAAATTTAAAAGGAGAAACTATTAAAATCTATGATAAAAACAAGAAAGAAGTCATATGCGCAGGTATGATCAAAATGTCTAAATCTAAAAATAATGGGATTGAACCAGAATTAATGATAAATCGTTATGGTGCTGATACTGTTCGTTTGTTTATAATGTTTGCTGCTCCAATAGAATCATCGTTAGAATGGAGAGAATCTGGTGTCAAAGGAATTTATCGCTTTTTAAAAAAAATCTGGAAATTAGTATTTAATTATATTGAAGTAAAAACAGTAAATAAAAAAATAAATTTTGATGTATTAAACGAAAAACAAAAAAAAATTTATCGTTTTCTGCATAAAACTATTTTTAAAGTTTCTGATGATCTAAGTCGTCGAAAAACATTTAATACTGCGATCTCTGCTATTATGAAACTAGTTAATGAACTAATGATTTTTAAACTAGAAAATGAAGAAGATAAATGTATTATGAAAGAATCTTTAGTTTCTATTATTAAAATGCTTTATCCATTTACACCGCATTTTTGTTTTATATTATGGAAAAATTTAAATAAAAACTGTTCTATTGATTATGAAACTTGGCCAACTTTTGAAAGAAATATTTTATCTAAAGATAAAAATATACTGATTGTACAAATAAATGGAAAAAAAAGATGTACTGTAGAAGTTAAAAATAATTTAAATAAAGAAGAAATTTTATCTTATATAAAAAACAACTTAATTATTCAAAAAAAATTAAAAAATTTAAAAATAATTAAAACAATTTATATTCCCAAGAAAATAATCAACTTTGTAGTTTAG
- the holA gene encoding DNA polymerase III subunit delta, with translation MKIIYPEELKKKLIKKLNYCYILLGEDSFFLNKTEKLIFNIAKNKKFIEKNIINIEKAIDWNKVINFYKLKNLFFKKTILIINFIIKKLNPSLIKDINEIPFFKNKDILIILKFNELSGFIKKSKTLKVLMLESDIIYCSTPYEWAFKNWLQYEIKKRNLKITRESFSLLHKYYEGNALCAYQILDILLITWPNENIRIEKIKKIINQFSIFSPSNWINAIFNNDAEKAIYILDGFFKQKYNPLILIRSLQKDLLILLNMKREKKLDINIFLKKNNVWFNRSKFFINALRSIDFNNFLKIIRILLQIEIKIKKEYNNSVWIQLKTLTLLLSSPIKYIP, from the coding sequence ATGAAAATTATATACCCAGAAGAACTAAAAAAAAAATTAATTAAAAAATTAAATTATTGCTATATATTGTTAGGAGAAGATTCATTTTTTTTAAACAAAACTGAAAAATTAATATTTAATATAGCAAAGAATAAAAAATTTATAGAAAAAAACATTATTAATATAGAAAAAGCTATAGACTGGAATAAAGTTATTAATTTCTATAAATTAAAAAATTTATTTTTCAAAAAAACTATTTTAATAATTAATTTTATTATAAAAAAATTAAATCCATCTTTGATTAAAGATATAAATGAAATACCTTTTTTTAAAAATAAAGATATATTAATAATATTAAAATTTAATGAATTATCCGGTTTTATAAAAAAAAGTAAAACACTAAAAGTTCTTATGTTAGAAAGCGATATTATATATTGCTCAACTCCATATGAATGGGCATTTAAAAACTGGTTACAGTACGAAATAAAAAAAAGAAATTTAAAAATAACACGCGAATCTTTTTCATTATTACATAAATATTATGAAGGAAACGCGTTATGTGCATATCAAATATTAGATATTCTTTTAATTACATGGCCTAATGAAAATATAAGAATCGAAAAAATAAAAAAAATTATTAATCAATTTTCAATTTTTTCTCCATCAAATTGGATAAATGCAATATTTAATAATGATGCAGAAAAAGCTATTTACATATTAGATGGTTTTTTTAAACAAAAATATAACCCTCTTATTTTAATACGATCACTGCAAAAAGATTTATTAATTTTACTAAACATGAAAAGAGAAAAAAAATTAGATATAAATATTTTTTTAAAAAAAAATAATGTTTGGTTTAATAGATCTAAATTTTTTATTAACGCACTACGTTCTATTGATTTTAATAATTTTTTAAAAATAATCAGGATCTTATTACAAATAGAAATTAAAATAAAAAAAGAATATAATAATTCTGTATGGATACAATTAAAAACGTTAACATTGTTACTATCTTCACCAATTAAATACATACCATAA
- the nadD gene encoding nicotinate-nucleotide adenylyltransferase: MKEMYAIFGGNFDPIHYGHITSAEKLAQEISIKKIILLPNHGPPHRSKTKTSIIDKLKMIKIAIKNNQLFTISYLETKKNTTFYTIETLTKIRKKIGYLQPLCFIIGEDNLNNLNIWKDWKKILSLSHLLICPRIHIKENNSKLKKWITSHTVNNINFLHKKPFGFIFFSKISMINVSSTEIRKNYYEGKSSYGLLPSKIEKYILSKNLYKNL; encoded by the coding sequence ATGAAAGAAATGTATGCAATATTTGGGGGGAATTTTGATCCCATTCATTATGGTCATATTACTTCTGCTGAAAAATTAGCACAAGAAATCTCAATAAAAAAAATAATATTACTACCAAATCATGGACCTCCTCATCGATCTAAAACAAAAACATCTATAATAGATAAATTGAAAATGATTAAGATCGCCATTAAAAATAATCAACTATTTACAATAAGTTATTTAGAAACAAAGAAAAACACAACTTTTTACACCATAGAAACATTAACAAAAATAAGAAAAAAAATTGGTTATCTACAACCATTATGTTTTATAATAGGAGAAGATAATCTAAATAATTTAAATATTTGGAAAGATTGGAAAAAAATATTATCATTATCTCATTTATTAATTTGTCCTAGAATACATATAAAAGAAAACAATTCCAAATTAAAAAAATGGATTACATCTCACACTGTTAATAACATTAATTTTTTACATAAAAAACCGTTTGGATTTATTTTTTTTTCAAAAATATCTATGATCAATGTCTCTTCAACTGAAATAAGGAAAAATTATTATGAAGGTAAAAGTTCTTATGGATTATTACCTTCAAAAATAGAAAAATATATTTTATCAAAAAATCTGTATAAAAATTTATAA
- the tusA gene encoding sulfurtransferase TusA: MILNLIGLRCPEPIMVIRKTLRKMKKNEKILVLTDDPSTKRDIPHFCHFMDHELIDFFTHVKPYRYLLKKGLSSTKID, translated from the coding sequence ATTATATTAAATTTAATTGGACTTCGATGCCCCGAACCTATTATGGTGATAAGAAAAACACTAAGAAAAATGAAAAAAAATGAAAAAATATTAGTGTTAACAGATGATCCATCAACTAAAAGAGATATTCCTCATTTTTGTCATTTTATGGATCATGAACTTATAGATTTTTTTACTCATGTAAAACCATATCGCTACTTATTAAAAAAAGGACTTTCTTCTACGAAGATAGACTAA
- the asd gene encoding aspartate-semialdehyde dehydrogenase, translated as MKSVGIIGWRGMVGSVLLKRMQEENDFSKIIPHFFSTSQSGQDGPIINNTLFKNLKDAYNINLLQEMDIIITCQGSSYTEKVYPQLRNKNWKGYWIDAASTLRMENDSIIVLDPVNLNIINNALDKGIKTFVGGNCTVSLMLMALGGLFSNNLIDWISVSTYQAASGAGSRHVIELLKQMGSLYNVVSEQLLDKSYSVLDIEKKVTRASRNKNFPLENFSVPLAASLIPWIDIEMKNGQSREEWKGQAETNKILNLKKNILIDGTCVRISSIRCHSQSFLIKLKKDISLENIKKMIVNHNQWVNVVPNNMKETLCNLTPSAVTGTLKIPIGRLRKLNIGNKYLSAFTVGDQLLWGAAEPLRRMLNLLVDI; from the coding sequence ATTAAGTCTGTTGGAATAATTGGTTGGCGTGGAATGGTAGGATCAGTTTTATTAAAAAGAATGCAGGAAGAAAATGATTTTTCAAAAATTATTCCTCATTTCTTTTCCACTTCTCAATCTGGTCAAGATGGTCCTATTATAAATAATACATTATTTAAAAATTTAAAGGATGCTTATAATATTAATTTATTACAAGAAATGGATATTATTATTACATGTCAAGGGAGTTCTTATACTGAAAAAGTTTATCCACAATTACGTAATAAAAATTGGAAAGGTTATTGGATAGATGCTGCTTCTACTTTACGAATGGAAAACGATTCTATAATCGTATTAGATCCTGTAAACTTAAATATTATAAACAATGCATTAGATAAAGGAATTAAAACTTTTGTAGGTGGTAATTGTACTGTTAGTTTGATGTTAATGGCTTTAGGGGGATTATTTTCAAATAATTTAATAGATTGGATTTCTGTATCTACTTATCAAGCAGCATCTGGTGCTGGTTCTCGTCATGTAATTGAATTATTAAAACAAATGGGTTCTTTATATAATGTTGTTTCTGAACAATTATTAGATAAATCTTATTCTGTTTTAGATATTGAGAAAAAAGTCACTCGAGCAAGTCGTAATAAAAACTTTCCATTAGAAAACTTTTCTGTACCGTTAGCTGCTAGTTTAATACCTTGGATAGATATAGAAATGAAAAATGGTCAAAGTCGAGAAGAATGGAAAGGACAAGCTGAAACAAATAAAATTTTAAATTTGAAAAAAAATATTTTAATTGACGGAACATGTGTTCGTATCAGTTCAATTCGATGTCATAGTCAGTCATTTTTAATTAAATTAAAAAAAGATATTTCTTTAGAGAATATCAAAAAAATGATTGTTAATCATAATCAATGGGTTAATGTTGTCCCTAACAACATGAAAGAAACATTATGTAATTTAACTCCATCTGCAGTGACTGGTACATTAAAGATACCAATAGGTCGATTAAGAAAATTAAACATAGGTAATAAATATCTTTCTGCTTTTACTGTGGGAGATCAGTTATTATGGGGTGCTGCTGAGCCTTTAAGAAGAATGCTAAATTTATTAGTTGATATTTAA
- a CDS encoding YhgN family NAAT transporter produces the protein MNEIISTTILLILIMDPLGNLPIFMTILKNLDAKRRRIVVIREMIIALVVMLIFLFVGEKILTILNLKTETVSISGGIILFLIAIKMIFPSDDNNSGTSSDEEPFLVPLAIPLVAGPSLLATLMLLSHQYLHHMSYLVGSLLIAWFFTIIILLLSGLFLKLFGDKGVNALERLMGLILIMLSTQMFLDGIRAWFKN, from the coding sequence ATGAATGAAATAATTTCTACAACTATATTGCTAATTTTAATCATGGATCCTTTAGGTAATCTTCCAATTTTTATGACAATACTAAAAAATTTAGATGCAAAAAGGAGAAGAATAGTAGTTATACGTGAAATGATTATAGCTTTAGTTGTTATGTTAATATTCTTATTTGTCGGAGAAAAAATACTTACTATTCTTAATTTAAAGACTGAAACAGTTTCTATATCTGGAGGAATTATTTTATTTCTTATTGCTATAAAAATGATTTTTCCCTCAGATGACAACAACAGTGGAACTTCTTCAGATGAAGAACCATTTTTAGTTCCATTAGCCATTCCATTAGTTGCAGGACCATCTTTATTAGCCACGTTAATGTTATTGTCTCATCAATATCTACATCATATGTCTTATTTAGTGGGATCATTACTAATTGCATGGTTTTTTACAATTATAATATTGTTATTATCTGGTTTATTTTTAAAATTATTTGGTGATAAGGGTGTAAACGCATTAGAACGATTAATGGGTCTTATACTAATAATGCTCTCTACCCAAATGTTTCTTGATGGAATAAGAGCATGGTTTAAAAATTAA
- a CDS encoding phosphoglycerate kinase, which translates to MNFRKMTELNITGKKILIRTDLNVPMQDGIIQSDARILAALPTIKMAIQKKAKIIIMSHLGRPKEGHYTQKYSLFPVFQYLRKKLKETKIYFSHNHLKKIEINSGEILVLENVRFNVGELKNDENLSKEYANLCDIFVMDAFGSSHRMQSSTYGIGKFVKIACAGPLLISEINSLKKALKNPTRPMVAIVGGAKVSTKFQVLNKLAKISDTIIVGGGIANTFLAIDNNVGKSLYEAEFILKAKKLRDEYSNIVIPIDSRVGKNFSPSEKCTIKLSSEIKKNEEIMDFGDETIKKIIKILKKAKTILWNGPVGVFEFPNFRKGTEMIAKTISENNGFSIAGGGDTLSVIDMFQIKDKISYISTGGGAFLEFIEGKKLPAIKMLEENFNKQILNNLF; encoded by the coding sequence ATGAATTTTAGAAAAATGACGGAATTGAATATAACAGGAAAAAAAATTTTAATAAGAACAGACTTAAATGTTCCCATGCAAGATGGAATAATTCAATCGGATGCAAGAATACTTGCCGCTCTTCCTACCATTAAAATGGCAATTCAAAAAAAAGCTAAAATAATTATTATGTCTCATTTAGGACGTCCAAAAGAAGGACACTACACACAAAAATATTCCTTATTTCCTGTTTTTCAATATCTCAGAAAAAAATTAAAAGAAACAAAAATTTATTTTTCTCATAATCATTTAAAAAAAATAGAAATAAATTCAGGAGAAATATTAGTTTTAGAAAATGTTCGTTTTAACGTAGGAGAATTAAAAAACGATGAAAATTTATCTAAAGAATATGCTAATTTATGTGATATTTTTGTTATGGATGCTTTTGGTAGTTCACACAGGATGCAATCTTCAACATATGGCATTGGAAAATTTGTTAAAATTGCATGTGCTGGACCTCTTTTGATATCTGAAATTAATAGTTTAAAAAAAGCGTTAAAAAATCCAACTCGTCCTATGGTAGCTATAGTAGGAGGCGCGAAGGTATCAACTAAATTTCAAGTATTAAATAAATTAGCTAAAATATCAGATACAATAATTGTTGGAGGGGGTATAGCCAATACGTTTTTAGCCATTGATAATAATGTTGGAAAATCATTATATGAAGCAGAGTTTATACTAAAAGCTAAAAAATTACGTGATGAATACAGTAATATTGTTATACCAATTGATTCTCGTGTAGGAAAAAACTTTTCTCCTAGTGAAAAATGCACAATAAAATTATCTTCTGAAATCAAAAAAAATGAAGAAATTATGGATTTTGGTGATGAAACAATAAAGAAAATCATTAAAATTCTTAAAAAAGCAAAAACAATTCTTTGGAATGGACCTGTTGGAGTTTTTGAATTTCCCAATTTTAGAAAAGGAACTGAAATGATTGCAAAAACAATTTCAGAAAACAATGGATTTTCAATAGCAGGCGGTGGAGACACATTATCTGTCATTGACATGTTTCAAATAAAAGACAAAATTTCTTATATTTCTACAGGAGGAGGGGCATTTTTAGAATTTATAGAAGGAAAAAAATTACCAGCAATAAAAATGCTAGAAGAGAATTTTAATAAACAAATTTTAAATAATCTATTTTAA
- the fbaA gene encoding class II fructose-bisphosphate aldolase — MKILNSIQPGVVTGNECQIIFELAKKKKFAIPAVNCIGTDSINTVLETASRVKSPVIIQFSYGGSSFIAGYKRISSKNPEDQAIQGSISGAQHVHLMSKYYQIPVILHTDHCSKEMLPWINGLLKEGKKHYQNFGKPLFTSHMIDLSKENLKENISTCSNYLKKIKKINMMLEIELGCTGGEEDGIDNSKIDKKLLYTQPEDVNYAYENLSKISTNFTIAASFGNVHGVYQPGNVNLKPSILKASQEYVKIKHNLNKLPLNFVFHGGSGSDLKEIHESIEYGIVKMNIDTDMQWASWKGVLNFYKKNKDFLQKQLGNKNGKNIPNKKYYDPRSWIRESQESMSKRLEKTFKDLNAFNIL, encoded by the coding sequence TTGAAAATTTTAAATTCCATTCAACCTGGAGTTGTAACAGGTAATGAATGTCAGATAATATTCGAATTAGCCAAAAAAAAGAAATTTGCAATACCAGCTGTCAATTGCATAGGTACTGATTCAATAAATACAGTCTTAGAAACTGCTTCCAGAGTAAAATCTCCAGTGATTATACAATTTTCTTATGGAGGATCTTCTTTTATTGCAGGTTATAAAAGAATATCTTCAAAAAATCCTGAAGATCAAGCTATTCAAGGATCTATATCAGGTGCTCAACACGTACATTTAATGTCAAAATACTACCAAATCCCAGTAATATTACATACAGACCATTGTTCGAAAGAAATGTTGCCATGGATTAATGGACTACTAAAAGAAGGTAAAAAACACTATCAAAATTTCGGAAAACCTCTTTTTACTTCTCATATGATTGACTTGTCAAAAGAAAATTTGAAAGAAAATATTTCCACTTGCAGCAATTATTTAAAAAAAATAAAAAAAATAAACATGATGTTAGAAATTGAATTAGGATGCACAGGAGGAGAAGAAGACGGTATAGATAACAGTAAAATAGATAAAAAATTACTTTACACACAGCCTGAAGATGTTAATTATGCATATGAAAATTTAAGTAAAATTAGCACAAATTTTACTATCGCAGCTTCATTTGGAAATGTACATGGAGTATATCAACCTGGAAATGTTAATCTAAAACCAAGCATTTTAAAAGCATCACAAGAATATGTAAAAATTAAACATAATTTGAACAAACTTCCATTAAATTTCGTATTTCATGGTGGTTCGGGTTCGGATTTAAAAGAAATACATGAATCTATTGAGTACGGTATAGTAAAAATGAACATTGATACTGATATGCAATGGGCAAGTTGGAAAGGAGTCTTAAATTTTTATAAAAAAAATAAAGACTTTTTACAAAAACAACTAGGAAATAAAAATGGTAAAAACATACCTAATAAAAAATATTATGATCCTAGATCATGGATCAGAGAATCTCAAGAATCAATGTCTAAAAGATTAGAAAAAACATTTAAGGATCTTAATGCTTTTAATATTTTATAA
- the mscS gene encoding small-conductance mechanosensitive channel MscS, with protein sequence MDELNVVNDINHAGNWLIRNQELLFGYLINLTSAIIILISGMFIAKIVSNGVNQILITRHIDATIAGFLSALMRYIIITFTLIASLGRIGVQTTSVIAILGAAGMAIGLALQGSLSNFAAGVLLVTLRPLKTGEYVNLGNVAGTVLNIHIFYTTLRTLDGKIVVVPNNKIISGNIINYSREPARRNEFSISVSYNTDIDLVIKVLRKVIENEDRVMKDRDIVIGLSELAPSSLNFIIRCWSSTDELNAVYWDLMAKFKKELDKNNINIPYPQIDVHLYKKNKN encoded by the coding sequence ATGGATGAATTAAACGTAGTAAATGATATTAATCATGCAGGAAATTGGTTAATACGAAATCAAGAATTATTATTCGGATATTTAATTAATTTAACTTCAGCTATTATCATTTTAATTTCTGGAATGTTTATAGCCAAAATAGTATCTAATGGAGTAAATCAAATATTAATAACACGTCATATAGATGCTACTATTGCTGGTTTTCTTTCTGCATTAATGCGATACATTATTATAACTTTTACACTTATTGCTTCACTAGGAAGAATTGGAGTACAAACAACATCAGTAATTGCTATATTAGGAGCTGCTGGTATGGCAATTGGATTAGCATTACAAGGCTCTTTATCTAATTTTGCAGCAGGAGTGCTATTAGTAACTTTAAGACCTTTAAAAACAGGAGAATATGTTAATTTAGGAAATGTAGCGGGAACAGTTTTAAATATTCATATCTTTTATACTACATTACGCACATTAGACGGTAAAATTGTAGTAGTTCCAAATAACAAAATTATTTCTGGAAATATTATTAATTATTCTAGAGAACCTGCTCGTCGCAATGAATTTTCTATTAGTGTTTCATATAATACTGATATCGATTTAGTGATAAAAGTACTCAGAAAAGTAATAGAAAATGAAGATAGAGTCATGAAAGATCGAGATATTGTTATTGGTTTAAGTGAATTGGCCCCATCTTCTTTAAACTTTATTATTCGATGTTGGAGCAGTACCGACGAATTAAACGCAGTATATTGGGATTTAATGGCTAAATTTAAGAAAGAACTAGATAAAAATAATATTAATATCCCTTATCCTCAAATAGACGTGCATCTTTATAAAAAAAATAAAAATTAA